In the genome of Blastocatellia bacterium, the window GGGCGTGGCGCAAACGGTAGCGCACGAGCCTTCCAAGCTCGGTGTTGCGGGTTCGAGTCCCGTCGCCCGCTCCATTTGAGGCTTTTTCTTTATGGCCAAACCGAGTATATTAATCGGGGCCCACGTGGCGCAGTCGGTAGCGCACGTCCTTGGTAAGGACGGGGTCGCCGGTTCAAGTCCGGTCGTGGGCTCCAGTTGAGATCACTATCGAGTAAGGAGACATCTATGGCCAAGGAGCGGTTTGAGCGGACGAAGCCGCATGTGAATGTGGGGACGATTGGGCATATTGATCATGGGAAGACGACGTTGACGAGTGCGATCACGCGGGTGTTGCACAGTCGGAATCCGCGGGTGGTGTATCGGGA includes:
- a CDS encoding GTP-binding protein, which gives rise to MAKERFERTKPHVNVGTIGHIDHGKTTLTSAITRVLHSRNPRVVYR